One stretch of Halapricum desulfuricans DNA includes these proteins:
- a CDS encoding Zn-ribbon domain-containing protein → MPHQCTACGHVFEDGSKEMLSGCPECGGTKFQFHPEGADIPEQPPGDAEPPDRPESQDSVAGTVGNAAATVRNLVGGSSTGNEGVSSSRSSVSDGISNGNEGRTSAPSENVALDDDSTAADGSASDDAAPAGGPEDAAQASARSDVVDRDELPEDGPDSPERASDDATAAQVPDESDRPDLSELREELNDQFESIKVVEPGQYELNLMELYDREEYIIALQEDGKYSIQVPDRWQD, encoded by the coding sequence ATGCCACACCAGTGTACCGCCTGCGGGCACGTGTTCGAGGACGGCTCCAAGGAGATGCTCTCGGGCTGTCCGGAGTGTGGCGGCACGAAGTTCCAGTTTCACCCGGAGGGTGCGGACATCCCCGAGCAACCGCCCGGCGACGCCGAACCGCCCGACCGGCCGGAATCGCAAGACTCGGTCGCCGGCACGGTCGGCAACGCCGCCGCGACCGTCCGAAATCTCGTCGGCGGATCTTCCACTGGAAACGAGGGGGTTTCGTCGAGCCGGAGTTCAGTGAGTGACGGGATTTCCAACGGAAACGAGGGGAGAACTTCCGCTCCGTCCGAGAACGTCGCTCTCGACGACGATTCGACCGCTGCGGACGGGTCCGCCAGTGACGACGCTGCGCCGGCCGGTGGACCCGAAGACGCGGCACAGGCAAGCGCCCGTTCGGACGTCGTCGACCGTGACGAACTCCCGGAGGACGGCCCCGATTCGCCCGAACGGGCATCTGATGACGCCACGGCCGCTCAGGTACCCGACGAGTCGGACCGTCCGGATCTCTCGGAACTCCGGGAGGAACTCAACGATCAGTTCGAGTCGATCAAGGTCGTCGAACCCGGCCAGTACGAGCTCAATCTCATGGAGCTGTACGACCGCGAGGAGTACATCATCGCCCTCCAGGAAGACGGCAAGTACTCCATTCAGGTGCCCGATCGCTGGCAGGATTGA
- a CDS encoding PPC domain-containing DNA-binding protein — translation MDYREVEGTREFVARLAHGEDWRGQIEDFARAEGIEAAFFVGLGAVQNAELWYYDQDDREYDPMAFDEPLEVASCVGNVSLLEGEPFAHTHAVLSRDDGSTIAGHLDSATVFAGELYVRAFEQSLERVHDEPTDLDLWPL, via the coding sequence ATGGATTATCGCGAAGTCGAGGGTACCCGGGAGTTCGTCGCGCGCCTCGCACACGGCGAGGACTGGCGCGGGCAGATCGAGGACTTCGCACGCGCCGAGGGGATCGAGGCCGCCTTCTTCGTCGGCCTCGGTGCCGTTCAGAACGCCGAACTGTGGTACTACGATCAAGACGACCGGGAGTACGATCCGATGGCATTCGACGAACCGCTTGAGGTCGCCTCCTGCGTGGGCAACGTCTCGCTGCTCGAGGGCGAGCCCTTCGCACACACGCACGCAGTCCTCTCGCGAGATGACGGCTCGACTATCGCGGGTCATCTCGACAGCGCGACGGTCTTCGCCGGTGAACTGTACGTCCGGGCCTTCGAGCAGTCGCTCGAACGCGTCCACGACGAGCCGACCGACCTCGACCTCTGGCCGCTATGA